One Pyrococcus furiosus DSM 3638 genomic region harbors:
- the trm10 gene encoding tRNA (guanine(9)-/adenine(9)-N1)-methyltransferase, with protein sequence MKKPGDVLREILQEKGIKSVGTLSRKWPSGRDIYQELALLLLEGDGAIVELREETAESWDLNGKKVGPSKYAYVRPCFVEKFKVIVDGSEIAKRLPDYPWIIVDLTFWNRHIPKEKDKVALQLRETYAVVRRMYYPRRFAITWVNEEFKKKNKVPLEKVVSYEGSTADFLREKGINRVVLLDPNAEEVLSREDLQERAFIIGGIVDMKGDKKGTTAKIGEVLEKEGIDVLRRKIVLRGDIVGVPDRINHIAEILLRMLYGEDMEKAILAVQAPTHARWRLRKEIPKRKIRYLIDGKLYLVVEKELYDELKQWLNIRWEDFVKVLRETGMVALERRRIHHLNKISVFRFDKSGGKRVILLKRAALLCYNC encoded by the coding sequence ATGAAGAAGCCAGGGGATGTGCTAAGGGAAATCCTTCAAGAGAAGGGCATCAAATCTGTTGGAACGCTCTCAAGAAAGTGGCCTTCGGGTAGGGATATCTATCAGGAATTGGCCCTTCTCCTCTTGGAGGGAGATGGGGCCATAGTAGAGCTTAGGGAAGAAACAGCTGAATCCTGGGACTTAAATGGGAAAAAAGTTGGCCCATCTAAATATGCATACGTTAGGCCCTGCTTTGTGGAGAAATTCAAAGTTATCGTCGATGGGAGCGAGATAGCTAAGCGTCTTCCCGATTATCCATGGATAATCGTCGATCTGACGTTTTGGAACAGGCATATACCAAAGGAGAAAGATAAAGTTGCTTTGCAACTGAGAGAGACCTATGCAGTTGTGAGGAGAATGTACTATCCGAGAAGGTTCGCGATAACCTGGGTGAACGAGGAGTTTAAGAAAAAGAATAAGGTACCACTCGAAAAAGTTGTGAGCTATGAGGGTTCAACGGCAGATTTCTTAAGGGAGAAGGGAATAAACAGAGTAGTTCTCCTTGATCCAAACGCTGAGGAAGTCCTTAGCAGGGAAGATCTCCAGGAAAGGGCCTTTATAATTGGTGGGATTGTTGACATGAAGGGTGACAAGAAGGGAACAACGGCAAAGATTGGCGAAGTCTTAGAGAAGGAAGGAATAGATGTTCTAAGGAGGAAGATAGTGCTAAGAGGGGATATAGTCGGAGTTCCCGACAGGATAAATCACATTGCCGAAATTCTTCTTAGAATGTTATATGGGGAGGACATGGAAAAGGCAATTTTAGCGGTTCAAGCTCCAACTCATGCTAGATGGAGATTGAGGAAGGAGATTCCAAAGAGGAAGATAAGGTATCTAATAGATGGGAAGTTATATCTCGTGGTTGAGAAAGAACTTTACGATGAGCTCAAGCAGTGGTTGAACATAAGGTGGGAGGACTTTGTAAAGGTTCTCAGAGAGACTGGAATGGTGGCCCTTGAAAGAAGAAGAATTCACCACTTGAACAAGATCTCCGTCTTCAGGTTCGACAAGAGCGGAGGTAAGAGAGTTATTCTCCTTAAGAGAGCCGCTTTACTTTGCTACAACTGCTGA
- a CDS encoding acetyl-CoA carboxylase biotin carboxyl carrier protein subunit: protein MKVKIVINGEEYEVEVEEIMPGKFKVTLEGETYEVEAKDLGISTPAPVPQVPTPTPAPAPAPMPTSTPASPQVGDNVVTAPMPGKILKILVSEGQRVTIGQGLLILEAMKMENEIPSPKDGVVKKIYVKEGDTVDTGQPLIELG from the coding sequence ATGAAGGTCAAGATCGTTATAAATGGAGAGGAATACGAGGTTGAAGTAGAGGAAATAATGCCTGGAAAGTTCAAGGTTACTCTGGAAGGAGAAACTTACGAAGTGGAAGCCAAAGACCTGGGAATCTCTACCCCAGCTCCAGTTCCACAAGTTCCCACTCCAACCCCAGCTCCAGCCCCTGCCCCAATGCCAACTTCAACACCAGCTTCACCACAAGTCGGGGATAACGTGGTTACAGCTCCAATGCCTGGAAAAATACTGAAGATACTTGTAAGCGAAGGGCAAAGGGTAACAATAGGTCAAGGATTACTAATTCTGGAAGCAATGAAGATGGAGAACGAAATTCCATCGCCTAAGGATGGCGTTGTGAAGAAGATTTACGTCAAAGAAGGAGACACAGTTGATACTGGACAGCCATTAATTGAGTTAGGGTGA
- a CDS encoding ATP-dependent DNA helicase has product MRVDELRVDERIKSTLKERGIESFYPPQAEALKSGILEGKNALISIPTASGKTLIAEIAMVHRILTQGGKAVYIVPLKALAEEKFQEFQDWEKIGLRVAMATGDYDSKDEWLGKYDIIIATAEKFDSLLRHGSSWIKDVKILVADEIHLIGSRDRGATLEVILAHMLGKAQIIGLSATIGNPEELAEWLNAELIVSDWRPVKLRRGVFYQGFVTWEDGSIDRFSSWEELVYDAIRKKKGALIFVNMRRKAERVALELSKKVKSLLTKPEIRALNELADSLEENPTNEKLAKAIRGGVAFHHAGLGRDERVLVEENFRKGIIKAVVATPTLSAGINTPAFRVIIRDIWRYSDFGMERIPIIEVHQMLGRAGRPKYDEVGEGIIVSTSDDPREVMNHYIFGKPEKLFSQLSNESNLRSQVLALIATFGYSTVEEILKFISNTFYAYQRKDTYSLEEKIRNILYFLLENEFIEISLEDKIRPLSLGIRTAKLYIDPYTAKMFKDKMEEVVKDPNPIGIFHLISLTPDITPFNYSKREFERLEEEYYEFKDRLYFDDPYISGYDPYLERKFFRAFKTALVLLAWINEVPEGEIVEKYSVEPGDIYRIVETAEWLVYSLKEIAKVLGAYEIVDYLETLRVRVKYGIREELIPLMQLPLVGRRRARALYNSGFRSIEDISQARPEELLKIEGIGVKTVEAIFKFLGKNVKISEKPRKSTLDYFLKS; this is encoded by the coding sequence ATGAGGGTTGATGAGCTGAGAGTTGATGAGAGGATAAAGAGTACTTTGAAGGAGAGAGGTATCGAATCCTTTTACCCTCCCCAAGCCGAGGCCTTAAAGAGCGGGATATTGGAAGGTAAGAATGCATTAATTTCAATTCCAACGGCCAGCGGAAAAACACTAATTGCTGAGATTGCCATGGTTCATAGGATTTTGACCCAGGGAGGAAAGGCTGTATACATAGTCCCGCTGAAGGCCTTGGCTGAAGAAAAGTTTCAGGAGTTCCAGGATTGGGAGAAGATTGGGTTAAGAGTAGCGATGGCCACTGGGGATTACGACTCAAAGGATGAGTGGTTGGGGAAATACGACATAATCATTGCGACGGCTGAGAAGTTTGATTCCCTTTTAAGGCATGGCTCAAGTTGGATTAAGGATGTGAAGATTTTAGTTGCTGACGAGATTCATTTGATTGGTTCAAGAGACAGAGGAGCTACGCTTGAAGTTATCCTAGCTCATATGCTCGGAAAGGCCCAAATAATTGGACTCTCTGCAACGATAGGAAATCCAGAGGAGCTTGCGGAGTGGTTAAATGCCGAGCTAATAGTCAGTGACTGGAGGCCCGTTAAGCTTAGAAGGGGAGTTTTTTACCAAGGCTTTGTTACCTGGGAAGATGGAAGTATAGACAGGTTTTCCTCCTGGGAAGAGTTAGTTTACGATGCAATTAGGAAGAAGAAAGGAGCGCTAATTTTTGTAAACATGAGAAGGAAGGCTGAGAGAGTAGCTTTGGAGCTTTCTAAAAAAGTTAAGTCTCTCCTCACGAAACCTGAGATTAGAGCTTTAAATGAATTGGCTGATTCCCTCGAGGAAAATCCCACAAATGAAAAGCTAGCTAAGGCCATTAGGGGTGGAGTTGCGTTCCACCACGCTGGTCTTGGGAGAGATGAGAGGGTTCTCGTGGAGGAGAACTTTAGAAAGGGTATAATAAAGGCCGTAGTTGCCACCCCAACACTTTCGGCGGGAATTAACACTCCAGCGTTTAGGGTGATTATAAGGGATATTTGGAGGTACTCTGACTTTGGAATGGAGAGAATTCCGATAATCGAGGTTCACCAAATGCTTGGGAGAGCTGGAAGGCCGAAGTATGATGAGGTTGGGGAGGGAATAATAGTTTCTACAAGCGATGATCCGAGAGAGGTAATGAATCACTACATATTTGGAAAGCCTGAAAAACTGTTCTCCCAGCTCTCCAACGAGAGTAATTTGAGAAGTCAAGTTTTGGCCCTAATAGCGACCTTTGGCTATTCAACTGTGGAGGAGATTTTGAAGTTCATCTCAAACACATTCTATGCTTATCAAAGGAAGGACACATACTCTTTAGAGGAGAAGATAAGGAACATACTCTACTTCCTCCTAGAGAATGAGTTCATAGAGATATCCTTAGAGGATAAAATAAGGCCGCTTTCCCTGGGAATTAGGACTGCAAAGCTTTATATCGATCCCTATACGGCCAAGATGTTCAAGGATAAAATGGAGGAAGTTGTTAAAGATCCAAATCCTATAGGAATATTTCACTTAATCTCCCTAACTCCGGATATAACCCCCTTCAACTACTCAAAGAGAGAATTTGAAAGGCTCGAAGAGGAATACTACGAATTCAAGGATAGGTTATACTTTGACGATCCCTACATTTCGGGTTACGACCCCTACCTAGAGAGGAAGTTCTTCAGAGCTTTCAAAACTGCACTAGTGCTTCTGGCATGGATAAATGAAGTCCCTGAGGGAGAAATAGTTGAAAAGTACTCGGTGGAACCTGGGGACATCTATAGGATAGTTGAGACGGCTGAGTGGCTGGTGTACTCTCTAAAGGAAATTGCAAAAGTTCTTGGAGCTTATGAGATCGTTGATTATCTTGAAACATTGAGGGTTAGGGTCAAGTATGGGATTAGGGAGGAATTGATTCCCCTAATGCAACTCCCGTTGGTTGGAAGAAGGAGAGCTAGAGCTCTTTACAATAGCGGATTTAGAAGTATAGAGGATATATCTCAAGCGAGGCCAGAAGAGCTTTTGAAAATCGAGGGGATAGGGGTCAAGACCGTTGAGGCTATCTTCAAGTTTCTTGGTAAGAATGTGAAAATTTCGGAGAAACCTAGAAAAAGTACCCTTGATTACTTTCTCAAATCTTGA
- a CDS encoding sodium ion-translocating decarboxylase subunit beta has translation MGLEQAVVDFFNHMGLLNLTVGNVVMIIVGLTLVYLAIRYEMEPLLLLPIGISAVLVNLPLSHMANWPLAPQLPPEIQENIFATISYLSQQYGPPGLFDLIYYLLIKTEVVPLLIFFGLGAMTDFGPMIADPKTALLGAAAQIGVFVAMLVALALGFNLKEAASIGIIGGADGPTTIYLTTKLAPHILSATAVAAYSYMSLVPLIQPPVIKALTTPEERRIRMEQLRPVSKREKILFPIASMIVIGLLVPSAAPLIGMLMIGNLFRESGVVQRLSKAAQEELMNIVTIFLGLGIGSTMRAESFLTPKTLMILALGVVAFASATAGGVLFGKIMMKISGGKINPMIGAAGVSAVPMSARVVQRLASEEDPGNFILMHAMGPNVAGVIGTAVVAGVFLSALG, from the coding sequence ATGGGACTTGAACAGGCAGTAGTTGACTTCTTCAACCACATGGGACTTCTTAATTTAACAGTGGGAAATGTAGTGATGATCATAGTTGGATTAACTCTAGTGTACCTGGCAATAAGGTACGAGATGGAACCTCTGCTCTTGCTCCCCATCGGCATCAGTGCAGTTTTAGTTAATCTCCCTCTCTCCCACATGGCTAACTGGCCTCTAGCTCCCCAGCTCCCCCCTGAGATTCAGGAAAACATATTCGCAACAATAAGCTACTTAAGTCAACAATATGGGCCCCCTGGTCTATTTGACCTCATCTACTACCTCCTCATAAAGACTGAAGTAGTACCTCTCTTAATATTCTTCGGCCTTGGGGCCATGACTGACTTTGGTCCAATGATAGCAGATCCAAAGACAGCACTGCTTGGTGCTGCAGCCCAAATAGGGGTATTCGTCGCAATGCTGGTTGCCCTGGCCCTAGGATTTAACCTAAAGGAAGCTGCGAGCATTGGGATCATTGGTGGTGCAGACGGACCTACAACCATTTATCTAACGACAAAATTGGCACCTCACATTCTCTCAGCAACTGCTGTAGCGGCTTACAGTTACATGAGCCTAGTTCCGCTAATCCAGCCACCAGTTATCAAGGCTCTAACAACACCAGAGGAGAGGAGAATTAGAATGGAGCAACTAAGGCCAGTATCTAAGAGGGAGAAGATACTCTTCCCAATTGCAAGCATGATAGTTATCGGACTCCTCGTCCCCTCAGCTGCACCACTCATTGGAATGCTTATGATTGGCAATCTCTTTAGGGAAAGTGGGGTTGTACAAAGGCTTAGCAAAGCTGCCCAGGAAGAATTAATGAACATCGTAACCATATTCCTTGGCCTGGGAATTGGATCAACAATGAGGGCCGAGAGCTTCTTAACTCCCAAGACGCTGATGATACTTGCCTTGGGTGTGGTTGCCTTTGCTTCCGCAACGGCAGGTGGAGTATTGTTTGGCAAGATAATGATGAAGATCTCTGGAGGAAAGATTAACCCAATGATTGGAGCTGCAGGAGTTTCAGCAGTTCCAATGAGTGCCAGAGTAGTTCAAAGGCTTGCAAGTGAAGAAGATCCAGGAAACTTCATACTCATGCACGCTATGGGACCCAATGTTGCGGGTGTCATAGGAACGGCCGTAGTCGCTGGAGTATTCTTATCAGCACTTGGCTAA
- the arcC gene encoding carbamate kinase gives MGKRVVIALGGNALQQRGQKGSYEEMMDNVRKTARQIAEIIARGYEVVITHGNGPQVGSLLLHMDAGQATYGIPAQPMDVAGAMSQGWIGYMIQQALKNELRKRGMEKKVVTIITQTIVDKNDPAFQNPTKPVGPFYDEETAKRLAREKGWIVKEDSGRGWRRVVPSPDPKGHVEAETIKKLVERGVIVIASGGGGVPVILEDGEIKGVEAVIDKDLAGEKLAEEVNADIFMILTDVNGAALYYGTEKEQWLREVKVEELRKYYEEGHFKAGSMGPKVLAAIRFIEWGGERAIIAHLEKAVEALEGKTGTQVLP, from the coding sequence ATGGGTAAGAGGGTAGTGATTGCACTTGGAGGTAACGCTCTTCAGCAGCGAGGTCAAAAGGGAAGTTATGAGGAGATGATGGATAACGTTCGCAAGACCGCTAGGCAAATTGCCGAAATTATAGCGAGAGGGTATGAAGTTGTTATCACTCATGGAAATGGTCCTCAAGTTGGAAGTCTTCTCCTTCATATGGATGCTGGGCAGGCAACTTATGGAATTCCCGCCCAACCAATGGATGTGGCTGGTGCAATGAGTCAGGGATGGATTGGTTATATGATTCAGCAGGCTTTGAAGAACGAGCTGAGGAAGAGGGGCATGGAAAAGAAAGTTGTTACAATAATTACCCAAACAATTGTTGATAAGAATGATCCAGCATTCCAAAACCCCACAAAGCCAGTGGGGCCATTTTACGATGAAGAGACTGCAAAAAGGTTAGCCAGAGAAAAGGGATGGATAGTTAAAGAGGATTCTGGTAGAGGTTGGAGAAGAGTAGTTCCTTCTCCAGATCCCAAAGGGCACGTTGAGGCAGAGACGATTAAAAAGTTAGTGGAAAGGGGAGTTATAGTTATTGCAAGTGGTGGAGGAGGAGTTCCTGTAATACTTGAAGACGGGGAAATAAAGGGTGTTGAGGCCGTCATCGACAAGGATCTGGCAGGAGAAAAGCTTGCTGAGGAAGTAAATGCTGACATATTCATGATTCTTACAGATGTTAACGGCGCTGCATTATACTATGGAACGGAAAAGGAGCAGTGGTTAAGGGAAGTTAAGGTCGAAGAGCTTAGGAAGTACTATGAAGAGGGCCACTTTAAGGCGGGAAGCATGGGGCCAAAGGTTCTAGCGGCTATAAGGTTCATCGAGTGGGGTGGAGAGAGGGCCATAATAGCTCACCTAGAAAAGGCAGTTGAGGCTCTCGAAGGGAAGACTGGTACTCAAGTTCTCCCTTAA